TCTTGACGACCATCGCGATGACGATGGTGCCCACGATTGAAAGGGCCATCGTCAAAACCATGGCTTTGATCTGCTCGATCCACAATGTCTTGCGAACCAGGCCCGCGAGATTGGTGCTGAGATTTCCATTGGCCTCGGTGGTGGCGAAGAACCCGGTGACCAGCGCCCCCAGCGTCCCGCCGACGCCGTGCACACCGAACGTGTCCAGCGCGTCGTCGTACCTGAAGATCGCCTTCAGCTTGGTGCAGGCAAAGAACGGCACCACGCCGGCCAGCACGCCGATGCAGACGGCGCCGGTCGGATTGACGAAGCCAGCCGCCGGCGTGATCACCACCAGCCCGGCGACGATCCCCGAGCAGAATCCCAAGACCGTTGGCTTGCCGCGGGTCAGCCACTCCAGGGCCGGCCACACTGAACCGGCGATGGCCGCCGCCAGCGTGGTGGCGGTGAAGGCGTTGGCGGCGATGCTGTCGGCGGCCACCGCGCTGCCGGCGTTGAACCCGTACCAGCCGACCCACAGCATGCCCGTGCCGATCATGGTCAGCACCATGCTGTGGGGAAGAAAAGGCCGCTCGCCGAAGCCCTTGCGCTTGCCCAGGATCAAACACAGCACCAGCGCCGACCAGCCCGACGACATGTGCACGACGGTGCCGCCGGCAAAGTCGATGGCCTTGATGGACGCCTTGGCGTTCCACACCCCGTTCATCAAACCGTCGATGCCCCACACCATGTGGGCCAGCGGGAAGTAGACGATCAGCATCCACAGCAGAATGAACGCCATGATCGCCGAGTACTTCATGCGTTCGGCGATGGCCCCGACGATCAGGCCCGGCGTGATGATGGCGAACATCAGCTGGTACATGGCGAACACATTCTGCGAGACCCACGCCGAATAATCACCGTTGGGCGCCGCGGTGACGCCGCCCAGGCCAGCGAACTTCAGGCCCCCCAGCACCGACGAGCCAGGGGCGAACGCGAAGCTGTAGCCGACCGCCCACCAAAGAACGGTCACCAGCCCCGCGCAACCGAGACACTGCGCCAGCACCGACAGCACGTTCTTGCGGCGCACCAGGCCGCCGTAGAACAGCGCCAGGCCCGGCAGCGTCATGAACAGCACCAGCGCCGTCGACGTCATCATCCAGCTGTTGTGGCCGGGACCCGACGTGCCGGTCAGGTACTTGGGCGTTCCGTTGGTCACGTACGCTTCAAGGTCGGCCACGCGCGCGGCCAAGTCGGGTGCGCCGGGCGCCGCGGATGCCGCAGCGGCGACCGGAACCGGGGCGGGCGTCTGCGCGGTGGCACCGGCGGCAAACGACGTCAGCACGACCAGTGAACAAACTACGGCGGCGATTCTGGCTTGGGTCATCGGGCGCTCCTCGGCTGAAAACCTCTTGGGGGGACCAGATCGAGCGCGCCACCCTACGGCGGCAATCACATCTTCGCCAAGCAGAAACAAATCAGGGCATCAGAAGTTTCACTGAAGAAATGAGTTAGAAATATGCTCGAAACATCAGTCCGCGACTTGCTCGCGCCGGCGTGTTCCGGGCGCGTGGCAGCTAGCGCGGAGCTGATTGCAACGTCAGCGGCAGCAGCGCGGTGGCCAACGCCTTGCTGTAAGGAATGCGGCCGGCCGCGCTGAGGTGCACCTCGTCGTCGTACATCGCGTCGCCGTCCAGGCCGTCGACGTGGCGCAGATCGAAGAACGGCGCGCCGGCGTCCTTCAGGACCTGCAGTGTTTCAGCCGCCAGCGCGTACTGAGCGCGGCCGCTGTCGGTGCGGGTTGGATAGGCCACGAAGGCCAGCCGAATGCCGGCGTCAGCGCCGGTGCGCAGCAGCCTTTGCAGCGCACGCAGCGAATGCGCGGGGGCGGCGGTGCTCGCGGACGCTGACGTCGCTCGCGCCCGACGGCGGTTGTGCTCGTAGATGGCGGTGTTGGCTGCTTCGGTGTAGGGCCGGAAGTCGGGGATCAGCGCCTCCAGCGCGCGTTCGCGGATGCGCTCGCTGGCGGCGAAGGTGGCCCAGAACGAACCCAGCATGAACTCGATGCGCTGGCTCCAGTCCGGCAGATCCACCGAGAACACCGACGGCCAGTCGCGCACCGACGTGAAGAACTGAGCCAGGCGACCGATCTCGACGGTGTTGCCGTCCTGCAGATCGTCTTCATAGAACGTCACCACCACCCAGTCGGGCCGGATCCCGGGCGTGACGAAATACTTTTGCAGCATGAACTGCCAGGTGTTGATGCGGGATTGATCGGCGACGAACAGGTCAGCCGACACGTGCGCGCCGGCAGCGGCGAAGGTGTTCTGCAAGGTCGGCAGATCAACGCCGCGATCGGTGGCCGAGTTTCCCATCAGCGCCAGGCGCACGCCGTCGCGCTGCTCGAGGTGACGCGCCTTCTCCGGATACCCGGCAAAACGACGAAAGTCTTTCGAGCTGTTGAACAACTTGGTGCGCGTGAAGATCTCCAGCACCCCGAAGATCAGCAACAACGCCACCGGCACCTGCCAGCGCCAGGACCGGCCGGCGACCGGCGAATCAGAACTGGAAGTAGATGAACTCATTGGCTTGGCTGGCGTGGAAGATCAGCAGCGCGAGCAGCATGTACGCATAGGCGGCCGACCGCACCGGCCACGGCGCACGCAGGAAACGCTGCAGGTGCTTTTCTCCGTCGACGGTGCACTCGATGAGGAGCGGGACGAAGCCGTAGAAAATGACCTGGACCAAAGGGGCAGCGATGACGTCCGTGACGCGGAAGTTGGTGAAGATGCGGACCGCCATCTCGAACGCCGAATGAAACGTGTCAGCGCGAAAGAGCAGCCAGCCGGCGCAGGTCAGGTGGAACATCACGATCACCCGGAACAGCCAGTGCAATTTTTGGTGCGGCGTCTGGCGCGGCAGGTTGTCGGAAATTCCCAGCAAGCGGAACGCGCACAAGATCCCGCCGTGGTAAAGGCCCCAGGCAACGAAGGTAAAGCTGGCCCCGTGCCACAGACCACCCAGCAGCATGGTGATCATCAGGTTGCGGTACTGGATGCGGATGCCGCGCCGGTTACCGCCCAGCGGAATGTAGAGATAGTCGCGCAGCCAGCTGGACAGGCTGATGTGCCAGCGGGTCCAAAAATCGCTGGGGCTGACCGCCAGGTACGGCAGTCGGAAGTTCATCACCAGCTCGAACCCCAGCCACTTGGAGATGCCGCGGGCGATCGCCGAATAGCCGGAGAAATCGCCGTAGATCTGAAAGGCGAAGGCATAGATGCCCAGCAACACCTCGGGGCCGGTGATGCCCGCCGATTTGCCGTCGAAGAAGCGAAAGAACACGCCGTTGGCGACGGTGGCCATGTTGTCGGCGATGAACAGCTTCTTGAAAAGGCCGATCACCACCAACGCCAGGCCTTCGCGCATCACTTCGGTGCGGCGGGGATCCGGCCGCGGGTTCACCACCTGCGGCAGCAGGGTGTGCGCGCGCATGATCGGCCCGGCCACCAAGTGCGGGAAGAAGCAGACGAACAGCGCGAAGTCGGGAAAGTTCTCCGTCGGCTGGGCGTCACCACGGTAGATGTCGATGGTGTAGCTCATGGCCTGGAACGTGTAGAAGCTGATCCCGGCCGGCAGGATCACCCCCAGCGGCTGCCAGCTGACGTTGCCCAGACCGAACGCGTGCAGCAGGGCGACGAAGCTGGTGATGAAGAAGTCGCAGTATTTGAAGAAGCCTAAAATGGCCAGATTGGCCACCATGCTGATGGTCAGGAAGATCTTGCGCCGGCGCGCCTCGGGCGCGGCGAACAGCGACGGCAACACGAAGCCGTAGGCCAGCGCCACCAGCGCCGTGCCGAGCGGAATCAAAAA
The Polyangia bacterium DNA segment above includes these coding regions:
- a CDS encoding MBOAT family O-acyltransferase yields the protein MNYNSYSFWLLFAALYVLYWRAGHRWQNRLLLGASYIFYGAWDYRFLFLILISTVIDYLGGLGVAGKQLPRDKQRWLGVLIVGSALILCSHVRYPALFAALIHGDGGAVAAALPHSFRDFLIPLGTALVALAYGFVLPSLFAAPEARRRKIFLTISMVANLAILGFFKYCDFFITSFVALLHAFGLGNVSWQPLGVILPAGISFYTFQAMSYTIDIYRGDAQPTENFPDFALFVCFFPHLVAGPIMRAHTLLPQVVNPRPDPRRTEVMREGLALVVIGLFKKLFIADNMATVANGVFFRFFDGKSAGITGPEVLLGIYAFAFQIYGDFSGYSAIARGISKWLGFELVMNFRLPYLAVSPSDFWTRWHISLSSWLRDYLYIPLGGNRRGIRIQYRNLMITMLLGGLWHGASFTFVAWGLYHGGILCAFRLLGISDNLPRQTPHQKLHWLFRVIVMFHLTCAGWLLFRADTFHSAFEMAVRIFTNFRVTDVIAAPLVQVIFYGFVPLLIECTVDGEKHLQRFLRAPWPVRSAAYAYMLLALLIFHASQANEFIYFQF
- a CDS encoding ammonium transporter translates to MTQARIAAVVCSLVVLTSFAAGATAQTPAPVPVAAAASAAPGAPDLAARVADLEAYVTNGTPKYLTGTSGPGHNSWMMTSTALVLFMTLPGLALFYGGLVRRKNVLSVLAQCLGCAGLVTVLWWAVGYSFAFAPGSSVLGGLKFAGLGGVTAAPNGDYSAWVSQNVFAMYQLMFAIITPGLIVGAIAERMKYSAIMAFILLWMLIVYFPLAHMVWGIDGLMNGVWNAKASIKAIDFAGGTVVHMSSGWSALVLCLILGKRKGFGERPFLPHSMVLTMIGTGMLWVGWYGFNAGSAVAADSIAANAFTATTLAAAIAGSVWPALEWLTRGKPTVLGFCSGIVAGLVVITPAAGFVNPTGAVCIGVLAGVVPFFACTKLKAIFRYDDALDTFGVHGVGGTLGALVTGFFATTEANGNLSTNLAGLVRKTLWIEQIKAMVLTMALSIVGTIVIAMVVKKVVGLRPDAETEEAGLDESDHGEVGYHFDEAGG